The Branchiostoma floridae strain S238N-H82 chromosome 6, Bfl_VNyyK, whole genome shotgun sequence genomic interval AAATGTTTTCCTCACCACATCGGGGGAGTTGGTGCGGGGGTTGGGGGGAAGACTGGCGTAGAAGCGGACATCCCTGTCGGTGTCCATCTTCAGGATTTCTATGGCATGCAGCAGGGTCTCGTGTTCTGGGTTCTGTTCACTGGAGAAATAGTCTGAAACAAGAGacaaacaatgtaaaacaatGATTACACAGTTGTAGTGACATGAATGGCATGAAATGGTCCAGTGAATAGGTTTGCAGGCACAAGATGGAGGGGTCATGAATTTCATTCCTGACTAGATGTTGCATTGTTGGGAAAGGTATTTTTGATGACCCACATTTCACCCAGATGtgaaaatgggcacctgacttcaattggggaggtaaaaggaagTGGAATGTGAGAAATGGGCTTCAAGTTCCAATAcagtgccctagacacagtacaTTGACAACCAAGTACCCCTACCTTCTAGTAATATGAATTTCAAGTTCATGGGTCTACAATTAACTCTTCTCTTACATTAAGACAACTGTGCACTACTGACATACATTGTTGAGGAAAGCAAATTACTTAGATCAATTGAGTTGCTAAAGCATAGTGTGATTTAGTAGACCTCATCTGACAAATGACAGCTTGCACACTGACCTCTGGGGAGTACGGCCTGGGACAGAGTCTTTCCCAGGACAATCCTCACATTTGGCaccgggtcagaggtcaaggtcAGCAGACTGGGCAGCAGGTGGTGAGCGAACAGCGAGGGACGGATGGACTCATCTTCTAACAACACTGCACACAGGAAGGCAAACCTGGAAGGGGGGGAGGGTGGCAGAAATTATATCATACTTGTAGGTTtgagtttcagtttatttagaTCCACTATTACAAAaagaggctattcttcctgtggtctatCCATATTTATATAGTACATTCATACTTACAAAGTACAATTAAAAACATATAGAGACATACAAAGTTACAGTAGGTAGCAAAATGGTCTTGAGGTTggggttctgggtttgaatgtGTAACGGGCCATAATGCTAcacccttggaaaaggcactgaGGACCTATCTCACCACTCAACTCAAGCCAAAATGAGCGCCTAAGCTTTCTTTCATTAAGGTTGTCTCATCAGATGGTATGTAAAGCCCATGTTTGAGGCGAGTCACATTAAAGATCCCTGTACAGTTttaagagtaggggtccttccatGTGTGAGTGGATTAAACCTTGTAGTCCAGTCTAAAGCAGCTTGCACTCACTGTACAATACTGGTGTTTCAAACCTAGAGGTGGTTTACCAGTAGTGCGAAACAAAATGGTACATACGTCTGTCGGCGCTGCCATCTGCGGCTCTGTGCATAGTTGGTGATGAGGTCAGTCAGGAAGTGGAACACCAGGGCGTCGTCATGGTCCTCCTGCAGCTGCTTCGTCAGCACGGCCACCTGGACAGGTGAGGAGAACAACAGGTGGGTTAACAGGTGAACACAACAGGTAGGGAAACAGGTGGGTAAACAGGTGAACACAGCAGGTGGGTAAACAGGTGCAGAACATAGGTGTTTGGGGACGTTCTTATGATTCTCACCCAACTTTTctactgtccaactccagtctttgtcatcAAGTCATTGCTTCTGTGATGCCATCCAATGCAGATAGAAAATGTGACTCGCTAAGCAGTGTGCAGAAATTACAGTGCATAATAAGACATAATGTCACAGAGACGGTAGAATGCTAACCCCTTCACGAAGGCTGGGAACGTCCAACTTTTGTGTTCAAAATTTCAGTTCAACTTTGCTTCCAAACAATTTTAGCccacacagataaactttcaagctAACCACTGATTCTGTTCTAACATTTAACAGACATTTCATGTCCCCATAAAGACAGTAGACCTCATGTCTGTCATGCGAGACAGAGTTATCTGGAGGGACTTGTCATATTGTCATAGTGTCAccagatggatgactgaactgaactgatgaagAGCACTTACCAGTTTGTAAGCGATGAGCCTGACATCTGAGACCTTGTCCCCTGCTAGAGAGAGTGCCACTGGACACACATGCTCTGCCAGCTCAGACGCTGGGAACAGGTCACCGAGCTGCATCATTTGTCTGAAGGAAACATGTTCAACAATATGTTAAACATACATCTGTCTAGAGGGTCATCAGCTATGAGAAACATTATAGATTTGGCCTTAGGTTCTAAGAATCTATTTTTGTTGATTTGGCCGTGTGCTTTACACAAGaagctaaataaataaataagctGTGGACCAAATGTATCACACTAGAGCTAACTCCAAAAATCGTTACCATAGCAAGTCCAGAAcactagatatcaaaaccagaaattctgctgcagtaccagagGAAAACAGAGGTCACCAAGGGGCCCAGAACCGAATCCTTTCTGTTTTTGCGAACACCTAACAATATACTATATCAGAAATATCTTTTCATGCCTTCTGCAGTTAGGctgtttacaaatacacagagACATAACCTACTTGTCAAAGGTAATCATAGCTTAGCTTTAGTTCAAACCTTTTCACATGCTATGATTTTTACTTACTCTGCCAGTTCATATCTGAACCTCCAGTTCCGGTGGTTGTCTGTGTTCAAAAACTCGATCAGTCGTGCCAAATACTCCCTCCTCCTCTCTGGGAGCAGTCTCTGTAACAACAAtaaggtggtcttgtggttagtgTTGTTGACTTGAATCTTAAGGATCTGGGTTTGATTCCCTAGCATGCCTTAGTGTTGTACTCCTGGAAAAGTCCCTTAACACGTATTTCCTCCCTCGACTCAAGTGACAGTGAGTACCCAGCATCTGTTAGGGAGGTCTTCTCAGATAGGACAGTTTCAAGGGAGCCACCCCACGAGAACTTCAATGAATCCATTGCAATTATGGATAAGAGTAGAGGTCCATccaagtgtgagtggatcaaaatgTACATATCTTGTACTTGTGTAGCTTGCACTTACTGTGCAAAACAAGTACATTATGTCTTTAGGTAGTTTGCTGTTTAtgcagaacaaacaaacaaaaggacacTCTCATTCTAAGGATAACTAGGATAAAGAACAAGCAATTTCAAACCACAGATGCACAAGATTCACAACAACTCACCCTAAGAAAATCAGCCAGATGTTTCAAGACTCCGATACGAACTTCGTCCAAATCCTTCAGGAAGCCATCGAAGACGGGGATCAGGTCCTGGTCGGTCAGCTGAGCACCGAGGATGATTGCCAGTTCGTGGATAGAGAAGGCCAGGGTCCTGCGCACCTTCCACTGTGAGAGGGAACAGAGAAAAGTGGGCATtgttatttttatatttttcaggAGATAATGAATCACTGTCGGTTAAAGTCTTTATAGAAGTGAGACAGAAAATAAGGATGAGTGCTGGCAATAAGGTGGGTCTGCAGGGAAGGATCCTGGTATGGCTTAATGGTAAATTATAAGAGGGCTGGCAACAGTTTATGGTAAATTTATGTTATTTGCTTTAGCTTTAGAAGCCTTGTTTTAGAAAGAATGGAAAGGGACAGttaaaaacagcaacaaaagtAACCATACAGATGTGCACTTAACAGTTAGAATACAAAGATTAATGTGAGGCAAAGAAGTGTTATGCCGATGTTAACACTACACACGTGACAGCTAAATACCGATACACCAGCAGAAAAGACAACCAGAGTTGACAAGAAGAGAACAGTTTGAGATAAACATAtctgttttgttgtctgttagACACAAAAATATGAGGCGGTGCAAACTTGCTGGTCCAAAATAAAGTACAGCATGCTGAAGGCTCTAAAAGGGAGAGACTGCAGGTGAACACTGAGGTCAGGTTTACCATGGTCATTTTCTGGGCGAGGCTCCTCCATGCAAAGGTGACTCTCTCAGCCCGTCCTGCACTACTGACGTCAAACATTCACAGAATCAGATCAAGCGGCATACTCACTGTACTCACTTGCATGTCATTGGCCAGTGTTTCGTACGTGTCCCGCAGGCAGTGCCAGTTGTCCCGCCCCAGCGTGAAGGCCACGCTCGGCAGGCTGTACGCGCAGTGACGGGCGATCTCCTGGTCCACAGTCTGCGCCCGGGAAGGGTCCGTCATCGACAGGTAATGGTCCAATAGGGGCTGGGGGATGACATCCTGTGTGGGGGGAGACAACACTTGCTCTGGAACGGCTGACTTTCTAACTAAAATTGTATCTGTTGGAAAGTTTCAAATGACTTGatttggcaaaaataacacagcgCTACCCAATGTTGTCCAATTTGTTTAAACTTCCATTTTCcattaaaacaaaaaacaaagaagaaacagagTTTTAGATCTTCATTCTCTTCTTTCCCCGGACATAAACTCATTATGACTTTCTTACTACGTTAATCTGTATCTGTTGGACAGTCTGACACATTCTAGTTTATACTGGTACAGTACAAAATAATACATCTGACCATTGTGACCCAACTGACCTGTTTCCTATCAAAGGTTGTATATCTATGAATCCTTTTTAATATACCTAGTTTATACTGgtactgtacaaaataaaatatatgacCAAGGAGAATCAGCTGACCTTTTTTCTAAGGTAGTGAATCTATGAATCTTTTATAACTATTTTAGTCCACACCAATGAAATTTTTCgttcacagattttttaaagtgaaaacaTAGTAAGCAGACATCATAAATGCAACAGggagggaggaaaacttgaatatgactgtattcactcaataaaactgagtgcaccgaggcatacacctggtcctcgggttttgttttcataacgtttttccagttaagcatattcttttaattttttgaaaatctgtgaacAAATTAAATTGGGGTGGTACTGTACAAAATAATATATCGCCATGGAAACCCAACTGACCAGTTTCCTCAGGTTCTCCAGGTGAGCGGACAGGTGGTGAAGACAACCACACAGCCCCAGAAACAggaccttcttggtgaaggtaacacACAGAACTTTAAAAgcttaaaagttttaaaagctCTTTGTAAGTATCTTATTATATATCGCCATGGAAACCCAACTGACCTGTTTCCTCAGGTTCTCCAGGTGAGCAGACAGGTGGTGTGGGCTGGTAGGGCTGGTGGCGGGGCTGGACGATGGGCTGGGGGGAGGGGTCACTTCCTGGGTGGACAACGCGGGCTGGAAGTGAAACAGGGGCGAACACAGAGGCCACTGTTAGGCCGTGCATGTCAATAACGTGTGTGGTAAAGTATAACTGCAAAATGAACTACATGTTGACCGTACCATTAAATATGGACCAGTTGTAACACAGATATCAGCCGTAAAAACGGCCTGGGTATGATATAACATGATATACAGATTGTTGTTCTGTAACTaccaagaaaacaacatttaaaCTAACGTCTATGTTGAAGAATTGTGCTAGGGTAATCTATTGTCATTCAACAGAGTCTTTCTTCTTCTACTGCCGCCACGCATCAGCAAATGATGCACGCGaccgattgattgattaattgagaGTCTTTCTTCTTCTACTATGCTCCATTTCAAAGACATTGATTCAATAAATTTCCCATAAGTGGCCATGAATGAAATCATTGGTACCATAACCAtcattaggtacatgtatagacaCTCTAAGACAATACTCAATAAAAACGTTGTGCTACCTGTTGTGCATTGTTGAGTACAGCAGGAGCCTGTTGTGTCCTGGTACCAGCCAGAACCTGGGAGGCGTCGCTGACCTGGGCCACCTGAGGCATGCTGGGAGCTGTACTCAGCCTCTCCACGTTAGTCACCTCCACTTGtctccctgtcaatcaaatttaAACACAGCAAGGGTTAGCTAATGGACATTGTGTAACATTTGAGTCAACTGAAGAACAAATTTGATAGCAAGTACCTGTTTGGACATACTTGTTCATGTTTTAGAGTCATGTCATTTTAAGTAGGCAAATAATTTGCAGAAGTGCAATTTACATGATGATATTGAGTACTATTCATGTTAGGAACTACAAGTTGTAATAAAGCGCCAACTAGTGAGTCATGATAGCACTGCAGCCTAATTAGCTATTAGTCAAAAGCAAGcccaaatgttacatgtacctacattttTGTGTTACATGAAAAAACATTGCAAGAAAGAGTCAAATGAGAAAGGATGTGCACACATCACACAATGAAAGCCTTTCGACCCTGTTCATACCAGGATTCGCTAATCAGCATTCACCCTGGCACAGAGATTCACAAATCCTAATATAAACAGGGTCAAAGGCACACAGAAAGGAAGCTTAGTGTCTAAAACAACTAGGAAGGAAAGTACACATGCCTTCACCTGTCAGGGTACTGACACTGAACGTCTGCCGGTTCGCCGGCTCCAGGTGGGTCTCAGCGACCGCCTGGCACACGGTTTCCACCTCATCGCTCCCCGCACGGCGCAGCTGGCTTGCGTCCAGGGCGTAGCACCGCTCGCGTGGCGCCTCCGCCGGCTCTAAACTACCCTGTTCTACCAAGTCCAAGTCCAACTCTATATCTGGCAAGGGAGCACGCCAGTATAAAAAGGAATTGAAGGCCTCGGCATCTTGCTGTTCCGCTTCTCCTTGAGATTCTCCTACTACTTCTTCTCCCTTGGAATCTTCCTTACTAGCAGCATTGGTTGTGGAGCCAGTGCAGTTGTGGCCATCAAGGCATATTCCTTCGTCAGGGGAAAGTGTTTTTGTGGCGGAGGGGGGAAGGCTTTCTGTGGTTTTCCTCTCGGAGGCATCTTGCGTATCGGAGGAAGCTGTCACACTCTCACTTTCACTATGGCTGCTGGTTTCCTTGGTTACTGATTCTACATCCTGACCTGAAACCGTTTCAGACTCGTCTCTAGTCCTTGAATCGTCACTACTAGAATCTATTTTTGGTTCCTCCTGGGGGAGAGTAGAGCTGGGTTCTGTGGGCGTGGCTTCGGGCGGGGAGGAGGGGCTATCTAGGTCACGGTCGCTGTCGGAGCTCTCGGACAGCCGGCCGCTGTCGTCATCACCGTTTTCACACTGCTCGAAATTCCTATCGTCTATGCTGTCTGTACTGCTGTAAaggataacaaaacaaacatttgaaaatctaGTACAAACTTCAAACTTAAGTCTATTTCTTATGTGACATGCATATAGATATTGGCTTGTTTCTCCctaaaaaaatcttgaagtcaCTGTAAGCCCTGTATAATTGGGGGTtatgctaagatgtacttaccatctacagtataatctgaattatacctcatacgagaccttgttcagggagagtacaatatgcagtattcctgggaatcgctagatggtgcacacatacaaagaaaagaaaagcaaagcatgatgggacctCACGTGATGACGCCCCTTCCCAATCATCATTGACTGAGT includes:
- the LOC118418322 gene encoding serine/threonine-protein phosphatase 4 regulatory subunit 1-like isoform X7, whose translation is MSYMYHAGRVRFRVGDELEDGEEETGPDEGCPDDEVEDEDPTMSVFDSQPEELLTPLAKLERNINSDSIFNRQMITRSLLETLRSVYRDQDGTMAVMRAMVQLSQDVEPTVRAELMEQVPHIAMFCQENRQFVGDMVPQYVLPIIVKYLTDTNNQVWSFHEVRKTAQAALLVLLEQELVERGDVEEQVVPLLLELIGPEMGDDYKTEAVASSDYNDFSRRTGQDLSEDMLTAAMLMCKMAPLLGKDITERLLLQPFLDMCTDGRMFHIRKVCAANFGEMCGVVGTELTERLLLPKFFFLCEDGVWGVRKACAECFMQVSCAVTPEVRKESLAPCFVNLITDQSRWVRMAAFQALGPFISTFADSAMTGLFLTDDGSVRFMLDVAESQQKIILEQETPSESSTDSIDDRNFEQCENGDDDSGRLSESSDSDRDLDSPSSPPEATPTEPSSTLPQEEPKIDSSSDDSRTRDESETVSGQDVESVTKETSSHSESESVTASSDTQDASERKTTESLPPSATKTLSPDEGICLDGHNCTGSTTNAASKEDSKGEEVVGESQGEAEQQDAEAFNSFLYWRAPLPDIELDLDLVEQGSLEPAEAPRERCYALDASQLRRAGSDEVETVCQAVAETHLEPANRQTFSVSTLTGEGRQVEVTNVERLSTAPSMPQVAQVSDASQVLAGTRTQQAPAVLNNAQQPALSTQEVTPPPSPSSSPATSPTSPHHLSAHLENLRKQDVIPQPLLDHYLSMTDPSRAQTVDQEIARHCAYSLPSVAFTLGRDNWHCLRDTYETLANDMQVSTWKVRRTLAFSIHELAIILGAQLTDQDLIPVFDGFLKDLDEVRIGVLKHLADFLRRLLPERRREYLARLIEFLNTDNHRNWRFRYELAEQMMQLGDLFPASELAEHVCPVALSLAGDKVSDVRLIAYKLVAVLTKQLQEDHDDALVFHFLTDLITNYAQSRRWQRRQTFAFLCAVLLEDESIRPSLFAHHLLPSLLTLTSDPVPNVRIVLGKTLSQAVLPRDYFSSEQNPEHETLLHAIEILKMDTDRDVRFYASLPPNPRTNSPDVDLV
- the LOC118418322 gene encoding serine/threonine-protein phosphatase 4 regulatory subunit 1-like isoform X5; translation: MSYMYHAGRVRFRVGDELEDGEEETGPDEGCPDDEVEDEDPTMSVFDSQPEELLTPLAKLERNINSDSIFNRQMITRSLLETLRSVYRDQDGTMAVMRAMVQLSQDVEPTVRAELMEQVPHIAMFCQENRQFVGDMVPQYVLPIIVKYLTDTNNQVWSFHEVRKTAQAALLVLLEQELVERGDVEEQVVPLLLELIGPEMGDDYKTEAVASSDYNDFSRRTGQDLSEDMLTAAMLMCKMAPLLGKDITERLLLQPFLDMCTDGRMFHIRKVCAANFGEMCGVVGTELTERLLLPKFFFLCEDGVWGVRKACAECFMQVSCAVTPEVRKESLAPCFVNLITDQSRWVRMAAFQALGPFISTFADSAMTGLFLTDDGSVRFMLDVAESQQKIILEQETPSESSTDSIDDRNFEQCENGDDDSGRLSESSDSDRDLDSPSSPPEATPTEPSSTLPQEEPKIDSSSDDSRTRDESETVSGQDVESVTKETSSHSESESVTASSDTQDASERKTTESLPPSATKTLSPDEGICLDGHNCTGSTTNAASKEDSKGEEVVGESQGEAEQQDAEAFNSFLYWRAPLPDIELDLDLVEQGSLEPAEAPRERCYALDASQLRRAGSDEVETVCQAVAETHLEPANRQTFSVSTLTGEGRQVEVTNVERLSTAPSMPQVAQVSDASQVLAGTRTQQAPAVLNNAQQWPLCSPLFHFQPALSTQEVTPPPSPSSSPATSPTSPHHLSAHLENLRKQDVIPQPLLDHYLSMTDPSRAQTVDQEIARHCAYSLPSVAFTLGRDNWHCLRDTYETLANDMQWKVRRTLAFSIHELAIILGAQLTDQDLIPVFDGFLKDLDEVRIGVLKHLADFLRRLLPERRREYLARLIEFLNTDNHRNWRFRYELAEQMMQLGDLFPASELAEHVCPVALSLAGDKVSDVRLIAYKLVAVLTKQLQEDHDDALVFHFLTDLITNYAQSRRWQRRQTFAFLCAVLLEDESIRPSLFAHHLLPSLLTLTSDPVPNVRIVLGKTLSQAVLPRDYFSSEQNPEHETLLHAIEILKMDTDRDVRFYASLPPNPRTNSPDVDLV
- the LOC118418322 gene encoding serine/threonine-protein phosphatase 4 regulatory subunit 1-like isoform X11, which gives rise to MSYMYHAGRVRFRVGDELEDGEEETGPDEGCPDDEVEDEDPTMSVFDSQPEELLTPLAKLERNINSDSIFNRQMITRSLLETLRSVYRDQDGTMAVMRAMVQLSQDVEPTVRAELMEQVPHIAMFCQENRQFVGDMVPQYVLPIIVKYLTDTNNQVWSFHEVRKTAQAALLVLLEQELVERGDVEEQVVPLLLELIGPEMGDDYKTEAVASSDYNDFSRRTGQDLSEDMLTAAMLMCKMAPLLGKDITERLLLQPFLDMCTDGRMFHIRKVCAANFGEMCGVVGTELTERLLLPKFFFLCEDGVWGVRKACAECFMQVSCAVTPEVRKESLAPCFVNLITDQSRWVRMAAFQALGPFISTFADSAMTGLFLTDDGSVRFMLDVAESQQKIILEQETPSESSTDSIDDRNFEQCENGDDDSGRLSESSDSDRDLDSPSSPPEATPTEPSSTLPQEEPKIDSSSDDSRTRDESETVSGQDVESVTKETSSHSESESVTASSDTQDASERKTTESLPPSATKTLSPDEGICLDGHNCTGSTTNAASKEDSKGEEVVGESQGEAEQQDAEAFNSFLYWRAPLPDIELDLDLVEQGSLEPAEAPRERCYALDASQLRRAGSDEVETVCQAVAETHLEPANRQTFSVSTLTGEGRQVEVTNVERLSTAPSMPQVAQVSDASQVLAGTRTQQAPAVLNNAQQPALSTQEVTPPPSPSSSPATSPTSPHHLSAHLENLRKQDVIPQPLLDHYLSMTDPSRAQTVDQEIARHCAYSLPSVAFTLGRDNWHCLRDTYETLANDMQWKVRRTLAFSIHELAIILGAQLTDQDLIPVFDGFLKDLDEVRIGVLKHLADFLRRLLPERRREYLARLIEFLNTDNHRNWRFRYELAEQMMQLGDLFPASELAEHVCPVALSLAGDKVSDVRLIAYKLVAVLTKQLQEDHDDALVFHFLTDLITNYAQSRRWQRRQTFAFLCAVLLEDESIRPSLFAHHLLPSLLTLTSDPVPNVRIVLGKTLSQAVLPRDYFSSEQNPEHETLLHAIEILKMDTDRDVRFYASLPPNPRTNSPDVDLV
- the LOC118418322 gene encoding serine/threonine-protein phosphatase 4 regulatory subunit 1-like isoform X4; protein product: MSYMYHAGRVRFRVGDELEDGEEETGPDEGCPDDEVEDEDPTMSVFDSQPEELLTPLAKLERNINSDSIFNRQMITRSLLETLRSVYRDQDGTMAVMRAMVQLSQDVEPTVRAELMEQVPHIAMFCQENRQFVGDMVPQYVLPIIVKYLTDTNNQVWSFHEVRKTAQAALLVLLEQELVERGDVEEQVVPLLLELIGPEMGDDYKTEAVASSDYNDFSRRTGQDLSEDMLTAAMLMCKMAPLLGKDITERLLLQPFLDMCTDGRMFHIRKVCAANFGEMCGVVGTELTERLLLPKFFFLCEDGVWGVRKACAECFMQVSCAVTPEVRKESLAPCFVNLITDQSRWVRMAAFQALGPFISTFADSAMTGLFLTDDGSVRFMLDVAESQQKIILEQETPSESSTDSIDDRNFEQCENGDDDSGRLSESSDSDRDLDSPSSPPEATPTEPSSTLPQEEPKIDSSSDDSRTRDESETVSGQDVESVTKETSSHSESESVTASSDTQDASERKTTESLPPSATKTLSPDEGICLDGHNCTGSTTNAASKEDSKGEEVVGESQGEAEQQDAEAFNSFLYWRAPLPDIELDLDLVEQGSLEPAEAPRERCYALDASQLRRAGSDEVETVCQAVAETHLEPANRQTFSVSTLTGRQVEVTNVERLSTAPSMPQVAQVSDASQVLAGTRTQQAPAVLNNAQQWPLCSPLFHFQPALSTQEVTPPPSPSSSPATSPTSPHHLSAHLENLRKQDVIPQPLLDHYLSMTDPSRAQTVDQEIARHCAYSLPSVAFTLGRDNWHCLRDTYETLANDMQVSTWKVRRTLAFSIHELAIILGAQLTDQDLIPVFDGFLKDLDEVRIGVLKHLADFLRRLLPERRREYLARLIEFLNTDNHRNWRFRYELAEQMMQLGDLFPASELAEHVCPVALSLAGDKVSDVRLIAYKLVAVLTKQLQEDHDDALVFHFLTDLITNYAQSRRWQRRQTFAFLCAVLLEDESIRPSLFAHHLLPSLLTLTSDPVPNVRIVLGKTLSQAVLPRDYFSSEQNPEHETLLHAIEILKMDTDRDVRFYASLPPNPRTNSPDVDLV
- the LOC118418322 gene encoding serine/threonine-protein phosphatase 4 regulatory subunit 1-like isoform X1, translated to MSYMYHAGRVRFRVGDELEDGEEETGPDEGCPDDEVEDEDPTMSVFDSQPEELLTPLAKLERNINSDSIFNRQMITRSLLETLRSVYRDQDGTMAVMRAMVQLSQDVEPTVRAELMEQVPHIAMFCQENRQFVGDMVPQYVLPIIVKYLTDTNNQVWSFHEVRKTAQAALLVLLEQELVERGDVEEQVVPLLLELIGPEMGDDYKTEAVASSDYNDFSRRTGQDLSEDMLTAAMLMCKMAPLLGKDITERLLLQPFLDMCTDGRMFHIRKVCAANFGEMCGVVGTELTERLLLPKFFFLCEDGVWGVRKACAECFMQVSCAVTPEVRKESLAPCFVNLITDQSRWVRMAAFQALGPFISTFADSAMTGLFLTDDGSVRFMLDVAESQQKIILEQETPSESSTDSIDDRNFEQCENGDDDSGRLSESSDSDRDLDSPSSPPEATPTEPSSTLPQEEPKIDSSSDDSRTRDESETVSGQDVESVTKETSSHSESESVTASSDTQDASERKTTESLPPSATKTLSPDEGICLDGHNCTGSTTNAASKEDSKGEEVVGESQGEAEQQDAEAFNSFLYWRAPLPDIELDLDLVEQGSLEPAEAPRERCYALDASQLRRAGSDEVETVCQAVAETHLEPANRQTFSVSTLTGEGRQVEVTNVERLSTAPSMPQVAQVSDASQVLAGTRTQQAPAVLNNAQQWPLCSPLFHFQPALSTQEVTPPPSPSSSPATSPTSPHHLSAHLENLRKQDVIPQPLLDHYLSMTDPSRAQTVDQEIARHCAYSLPSVAFTLGRDNWHCLRDTYETLANDMQVSTWKVRRTLAFSIHELAIILGAQLTDQDLIPVFDGFLKDLDEVRIGVLKHLADFLRRLLPERRREYLARLIEFLNTDNHRNWRFRYELAEQMMQLGDLFPASELAEHVCPVALSLAGDKVSDVRLIAYKLVAVLTKQLQEDHDDALVFHFLTDLITNYAQSRRWQRRQTFAFLCAVLLEDESIRPSLFAHHLLPSLLTLTSDPVPNVRIVLGKTLSQAVLPRDYFSSEQNPEHETLLHAIEILKMDTDRDVRFYASLPPNPRTNSPDVDLV